In Leptospira sp. WS58.C1, a single genomic region encodes these proteins:
- a CDS encoding pyridoxal phosphate-dependent aminotransferase, whose protein sequence is MSQSTLDYVLAQRIQGLDSSAIRKAFELAGTLKDPINLSIGQPHFPCPPNIIEAGVKALRDGKTAYTLTAGIPELKEALSQKYKQENQIDYASPDRILVTSGISSAFLLLFNSLLNEGDECLVVTPHFLMYPAYIKIYGGKMHTVSEDFQPEDLNAFKDKKLKIIIFSTPSNPTGTVLTKKQLAALAELAERTGAYLISDEIYEKFDYDKSFLSVGSFYERAITLSGFSKTYSMTGLRLASIVAPAPIIKTLTTLQQYTLVCAPSVTQWMGIEALKTEMQPYIDDYKEKRDYVYENLKDHYQLKKSGGAFYFFLKIKEKDDDFIVRAVKEKSLILVPGYIFVDSKEYIRISFASEWENLKRGITALKELAS, encoded by the coding sequence ATGAGCCAGAGTACCCTTGATTACGTACTAGCGCAAAGAATCCAAGGTTTGGATTCCTCAGCCATCCGAAAAGCATTCGAACTTGCCGGGACATTAAAAGACCCGATCAACCTTTCCATCGGACAACCTCATTTTCCCTGTCCTCCGAATATTATAGAAGCCGGGGTCAAAGCTCTACGTGACGGAAAAACCGCTTATACATTAACGGCAGGAATTCCGGAACTAAAAGAAGCTCTTTCCCAGAAATACAAACAGGAAAATCAGATCGATTACGCAAGTCCCGATCGGATCTTAGTCACTTCCGGGATCAGCTCCGCGTTTTTATTACTATTCAATTCACTTCTGAACGAAGGAGATGAGTGTCTAGTCGTTACTCCTCACTTCTTGATGTATCCTGCTTATATCAAAATTTACGGCGGAAAGATGCATACCGTTTCCGAAGATTTCCAACCGGAAGACCTGAACGCATTCAAGGATAAGAAGTTGAAGATCATCATTTTCTCCACTCCTTCCAATCCGACCGGAACAGTTTTAACTAAAAAACAACTAGCTGCACTTGCAGAACTCGCGGAAAGAACGGGAGCCTATCTCATCTCCGACGAGATCTACGAGAAGTTCGACTACGATAAATCATTCTTATCCGTCGGGTCTTTTTATGAAAGAGCGATCACTCTTTCCGGATTTTCCAAAACCTATAGTATGACCGGACTTAGACTCGCATCCATAGTCGCTCCTGCTCCTATTATAAAAACATTAACCACTTTGCAACAATACACTTTGGTTTGTGCACCTTCCGTCACCCAATGGATGGGAATTGAGGCGCTCAAAACGGAAATGCAACCTTATATCGACGATTATAAGGAAAAAAGGGATTATGTTTACGAAAATCTAAAAGACCATTACCAACTGAAAAAAAGCGGGGGTGCGTTCTACTTCTTCTTAAAAATAAAGGAGAAGGACGACGATTTTATCGTACGAGCGGTAAAGGAAAAAAGCCTGATCCTCGTGCCCGGTTATATATTTGTAGATTCCAAAGAATATATCCGTATCAGTTTTGCTTCCGAATGGGAGAATCTGAAACGAGGTATAACCGCCCTAAAAGAATTGGCTTCTTAA
- a CDS encoding prepilin peptidase, translating into MAEYYNEFPSLLFFIWIGGVLVSFSMGSFYSTLAYRILRFYYGKERKIGSKLFRLKKILIEPSACESCGTKIKGAAIIPVFGYWISKKECSNCKAPINPLYSLAEAVFGLLFVVSFLFSGKLLGSFTFVALCGHLLIAASTDFKKFSLDYENLPFILLFGTLANYLLFDSVPGKTELIVYVSFSAVFFLVYFIFPTGMGFADAIFAPAFAFLCTHPWWIFFLNSSYGIAIIVTVLKRKKGETLRQVPIPMGVYFSIGLALTFLARMFSNSGLLPNWADLIL; encoded by the coding sequence TTGGCGGAGTACTATAACGAATTCCCAAGTTTACTCTTCTTTATATGGATAGGAGGCGTATTAGTCTCCTTTTCTATGGGAAGTTTTTATTCTACCCTGGCTTATAGGATCCTCAGATTTTATTATGGAAAAGAAAGAAAAATCGGCTCCAAACTTTTTAGACTTAAAAAGATCCTAATAGAACCTTCTGCCTGCGAGTCTTGCGGGACAAAGATCAAAGGAGCCGCTATCATTCCGGTATTCGGATATTGGATCTCCAAAAAAGAATGTAGTAACTGCAAGGCCCCGATCAATCCTCTATACTCTCTTGCGGAGGCGGTATTCGGATTATTATTCGTAGTTTCTTTTCTCTTTTCCGGAAAATTACTCGGAAGTTTTACATTCGTAGCCTTATGCGGACATTTGCTCATAGCGGCAAGTACCGACTTTAAAAAATTTTCCTTAGATTATGAAAATTTGCCCTTCATTCTTCTGTTTGGAACCTTAGCAAATTATCTACTATTCGATTCTGTTCCTGGCAAAACCGAATTAATCGTGTATGTTTCTTTCTCCGCCGTATTCTTTTTAGTGTATTTTATCTTTCCTACAGGAATGGGATTTGCGGACGCAATATTCGCGCCTGCATTCGCATTCTTATGCACCCATCCTTGGTGGATTTTTTTCTTAAACTCTTCTTACGGGATTGCGATCATAGTAACGGTACTAAAAAGAAAAAAAGGAGAGACCTTAAGGCAAGTCCCGATCCCGATGGGTGTATATTTTTCGATCGGACTAGCATTGACATTTCTGGCTAGAATGTTTTCAAATTCGGGTTTACTTCCCAACTGGGCGGATCTCATTCTATAG
- the pdxH gene encoding pyridoxamine 5'-phosphate oxidase: MQNKISDIRNEYSKASLDEKDIADSPIDFFKTWFDQAVRSEVREPTAMTLATVRKDGMPDARIVLLKGIEKEGFQFYTNYASAKGKELDFNPNACLVFFWAELERQVRIRGKISKVSRQNSEEYFHSRPFASQIGALASSQSDPIDDRSILDKHYEELKLKYEGKTVPLPENWGGYILEASEMEFWQGRRSRLHDRVLFRKVGAAWTKTRLQP; encoded by the coding sequence ATGCAAAATAAGATCTCCGATATTCGAAACGAATATAGCAAAGCTTCTCTGGACGAAAAAGATATAGCAGATTCTCCCATCGATTTTTTTAAAACTTGGTTCGACCAAGCGGTCCGTTCCGAAGTCAGAGAGCCGACCGCAATGACTTTAGCGACTGTCCGAAAAGACGGAATGCCCGATGCAAGGATCGTTCTACTCAAAGGGATCGAAAAAGAGGGCTTCCAGTTTTATACCAATTATGCTAGCGCCAAAGGAAAAGAATTGGATTTTAATCCCAATGCTTGCCTTGTTTTTTTCTGGGCTGAATTAGAAAGACAGGTCCGTATCAGAGGAAAAATCTCCAAGGTTTCCAGGCAAAATTCGGAAGAATATTTCCACTCTAGACCTTTCGCAAGCCAAATCGGCGCACTTGCTTCTTCTCAAAGCGATCCGATAGATGACAGATCTATTTTAGATAAACATTATGAAGAACTAAAACTAAAATACGAAGGAAAAACAGTTCCCCTGCCTGAAAACTGGGGGGGATATATATTGGAAGCTTCTGAAATGGAATTTTGGCAAGGGCGAAGAAGTCGCCTACATGATCGGGTCTTATTCCGAAAAGTAGGCGCCGCTTGGACAAAAACCAGACTACAACCTTAG
- a CDS encoding bifunctional 3,4-dihydroxy-2-butanone-4-phosphate synthase/GTP cyclohydrolase II, whose protein sequence is MIGSIEQAIEDIKAGKMIILVDSEDRENEGDLVCAAQFTDKEKVNFMATYGRGLICFPMEGDRLRQLGLNRMVDDLSLGDKHGTAFTVSVDAKHGTTTGISAQDRATTIQVLIDPNTTPGDLMKPGHLFPLQAVSGGVLRRAGHTEASVDLSKLAGLYPAAVICEIMNDDGTMSRLPDLEKFAEKHGLNIYTIEDLIRYRRKKENLIHLEVETTLPTEYGDFSVRAYSTIIDDKVHVALVKGKIDKDEPVMVRVHSECFTGDIFGSGRCDCGPQLHSALSMIAQEGKGILLYMRQEGRGIGLINKLKAYNMQDQGLDTVEANEKLGFAPDLREYGVGAQILKDIGVGKMKLLTNNPRKIVGLEGYGLEVTDRIPIEIKPTGNNHHYLFTKKMRMGHLLGLN, encoded by the coding sequence ATGATCGGCTCCATTGAACAGGCAATCGAAGATATAAAAGCGGGGAAGATGATCATTCTCGTTGATTCCGAAGATAGGGAAAACGAGGGGGATCTGGTTTGTGCCGCCCAATTCACCGACAAAGAAAAGGTGAATTTTATGGCCACCTACGGACGGGGGCTCATCTGTTTTCCGATGGAGGGGGACAGACTCAGGCAACTCGGCCTGAACAGAATGGTGGACGACCTAAGTTTAGGTGACAAACACGGGACTGCATTTACCGTTTCCGTCGATGCAAAACACGGGACTACTACCGGGATTTCCGCCCAGGATAGAGCTACTACCATCCAAGTCCTGATTGATCCGAATACTACTCCGGGCGACCTGATGAAACCCGGTCATTTATTTCCTTTACAGGCCGTTTCCGGAGGAGTGCTCAGAAGAGCGGGTCATACCGAGGCTTCGGTGGATCTGTCAAAACTTGCGGGACTTTATCCTGCCGCGGTGATTTGCGAGATTATGAACGATGACGGAACCATGTCTCGTCTTCCTGATCTGGAAAAATTCGCAGAGAAACACGGACTAAATATTTACACCATCGAGGATCTGATCCGTTACAGAAGGAAAAAGGAAAATTTAATCCATCTGGAAGTGGAGACAACTCTTCCTACCGAGTATGGGGATTTTTCCGTCAGAGCATATTCTACCATCATAGACGATAAGGTCCATGTTGCATTAGTAAAAGGTAAAATTGATAAAGACGAACCTGTAATGGTCCGTGTACATTCCGAGTGTTTTACCGGGGATATTTTTGGAAGCGGACGTTGCGATTGTGGACCTCAGCTCCATTCCGCTCTATCTATGATCGCTCAGGAAGGGAAGGGGATCCTTCTTTATATGAGACAAGAGGGTAGAGGGATCGGTCTTATCAATAAGCTCAAGGCTTATAATATGCAGGACCAAGGTTTGGATACTGTAGAGGCAAACGAGAAATTGGGGTTTGCTCCCGATCTCCGAGAATACGGAGTGGGCGCTCAGATCTTGAAAGACATTGGTGTCGGTAAGATGAAACTTCTAACCAACAATCCTCGTAAGATCGTGGGTTTGGAAGGTTACGGTCTGGAAGTTACGGATCGTATCCCTATCGAGATCAAACCTACGGGGAATAATCACCATTATTTATTCACTAAAAAAATGAGAATGGGGCATCTACTCGGACTAAACTAA
- a CDS encoding riboflavin synthase yields the protein MFTGLIECTGRIESVQDTGDGKIFKVATVWKDPDLKNGDSISVNGACHTVTSFQENGNKFEFYSSYKTLELTNFGSFQVGTKINLERSVQPHTRMGGHFVTGHVDLTGTILLSEEKDSGNVRRFVISHDPSFTKYFAVRGSVTVDGISLTIVDSKPGEFELVLIPETLHVTNASEAWKVGAKVNLEVDLIARYLEQLGKYS from the coding sequence ATGTTCACAGGACTGATAGAATGTACCGGAAGAATCGAATCCGTCCAAGACACAGGTGACGGTAAAATTTTTAAAGTAGCCACCGTTTGGAAAGATCCTGACCTAAAAAATGGGGATTCTATTTCGGTCAACGGAGCATGTCATACCGTAACTTCTTTCCAAGAGAATGGGAACAAATTCGAATTCTATTCTTCTTACAAAACTTTGGAACTTACCAATTTCGGAAGTTTTCAAGTCGGGACAAAGATCAATTTAGAAAGGTCAGTCCAACCCCATACAAGAATGGGAGGTCATTTCGTGACCGGCCATGTGGATTTAACGGGGACGATTCTACTTTCCGAGGAAAAAGATTCAGGCAATGTAAGAAGGTTTGTAATTTCTCACGATCCTTCATTCACCAAATATTTTGCGGTCCGTGGTAGTGTAACTGTGGACGGGATCTCTCTCACTATTGTGGATTCCAAGCCGGGAGAATTCGAATTAGTTTTAATCCCCGAAACTCTACATGTCACAAACGCCTCCGAAGCCTGGAAAGTCGGAGCCAAGGTAAACTTAGAAGTAGACCTGATTGCGAGATACTTAGAGCAACTCGGAAAATACAGCTAA